The genomic region TGCTAAATGTAAATTATATGGTTCTGCTGTGGCTGCGATACCTTGCGTGGAGGCTGTACTTGTTACAGATGATAAGGAAAAATCAAATTCTGTGTTTTTTGATCGTAATAAAGATCGTAATAAATTAATGAGGATTCAAGCCCCACAGGCATTTCATCTTAAAAAACTTGTTTGGGCCCATGAAGAAGCGAAAAGAAGAAATATAACAAATTCAGTAACTTCTTGCACGTTGATGATTGAATTAGGTGAAACTGTTTATTTTTCAGCTGGTTCCGAAAAAAATATTAAATTAACAACAGTTGAAGATATTGAAATATTTAAGGCACTTCTTGCTACGAAGAAAGACGATTGGTTAAAGTAGGTGCAAGGATGTTTTATAATAATAGGATTTATAGAGAAGACTTAAAATACATTTTTAGAACTGTAAATTCTCTTGATAAACTTAATAATTGCAATGTTCTCGTTACTGGTGCAAGTGGACTGATCGGCTCTTTACTTGTAGATGAGTTAATGTTTTGTAACGAAATAGGCAAATTCGGAATTAATGTTTTTGCTTTGGGGAGAAATAAATTAACTTTAGAAAAAAGGTTTAAAACACACTACAATAATAAATATTTCCATATAATACAACATGATGTCAGTTACCCCCTGGATTGCAGTTACAAGTTTGATTATATTATCCACGCTGCGAGCAATGCATATCCTCAAGCATTTATAACCGACCCTGTCGGTACTGTCATGGGGAATGTATCAGGTGTATACAATCTTTTAGAATATTCACGAAAAAATGGGCTAAAAAGATTCCTTTTTGTATCATCGGGTGAAGTATATGGTGAGGGAATAGAAGATAACATTGAGTTTGATGAAAAATATAGTGGGTATGTTGACAATACAAATATAAGGGCATGTTATCCAAATGCCAAGCGGACAGCGGAAACTCTTTGTGTTGCGTATACTCATCAATATGGGATTGAAACTGTTATAGCAAGGCCTTGTCATGTATACGGGCCAACTTTTACATCAAAAGATAATAGGGCTTCGTTCCAATTTATAAAAAATGTTATAAATAATGAAGATATAGTAATGAAAAGTAAGGGATTACAAATACGATCATATTGTTATACTTCAGATTGCGTTTCCGGAATCCTAACAATTCTGTTGCATGGAGCAACGGGAAATGCCTATAACATAGCAAATAAGAAATCTATTGTTTCCATTAGAGAAATAGCGGAGATAATAGCTGAAATAGCTGGTAAAAAGATTATTACAGAATTACCCAGTGAAATTGAAAAAATGAGTTATAATCCTTCAACAAGATCCGTTCTCAATGCAAATAAGCTGGAGAGTTTGGGATGGGAACCCAAGTTTGACATGAGAACTGGTTTGGAGAGAACAATTAATATTGTCAAGCAAGTATATAATCAAATGTAAAAATACAATCCACATTAGTTTTTCCTTTAATATAATTAAATATTATGTTAAAATAACAATGAATTTTCCAGTTGAAAGATCTGAAGGAAGGAAAAACAGTGAAGCAGAAACTTAAGTCAGGATTATTTGTTTTGTCTGATGTAGTCTTGTTAACAATATCCTTTTTTTGTGCCTATTTAATCCGGTTTGATTTGGATTTCAATACAATACCTAAGCATTTTTTAGACCGGATGCTAATTCTGCTTGGAATATCAGTTGCCCTGAAAATAGCTGTATTTATACCTTTTAAGTTATACAGCAGCCTCTGGAAATATGCCGGTGTTTATGAACTCGTTAGTATTTTTCTTGCTTCATCAATAACAAACGGTATTCTTTTTGTGTACATAGCGTTTGTGGAAAGGCTTGCACCGTGCAGCATTTTTGTTATTACAGGAATGTTTGATGTTTTGCTTATCGGCGGTTCCAGAATGACTTATCGTTTGTACAGAAGGCTTGTATTGGGCCGGGTAATCAGACTGGATGATATTAAAAGAGTGCTTATTGTCGGTGCCGGAGACGCTGGTGCCATGATTGCAAAGGAAATGGAGCTTCATCCGGAACATAAATACAGGCCTGTTGCGTTTTTGGACGATGATAAATTTAAACAGGGAAAGAAAATTAACGGTATTCCCGTTTTGGGTGGAATAGACGATGTAGTTGATATCGCGGAAAGAAAGCATATAGATGAAATTATTATTGCAATTCCTTCTGCAAAGCCTGCGGTTATTAACAGAATTTATGAACAGTGCGCAAAAACCAAATGTAAGGTTAAAATCCTTCCTTCAATGTCGCAGCTGATTGACGGAACAGTGATGTTAAAAAGGGTCAGAGACGTTAATATAGAGGATTTGCTTGGAAGAGAGCCTGTTGTCGTGGATTTGGAAGAAATCGCAGGATATTTGAGCGGAAAGGTTGTGCTGGTTACCGGTGGCGGAGGTTCGATAGGCTCGGAACTGTGCAGGCAGATTGCTTCTTTTGAGCCGAAAAGACTTGTAATGTTGGATAACTATGAAAACAGCCTGCATGATGTATATATTGAATTAACAAGAAAATATCCTGAACTGGATATTATGCCTGTAATAGCTAATATCCGTGAAATGGACAGAATGGAGGAAGTTTTTGATACATTTCGTCCCAATATGTGTTTCATGCCGCAGCTCATAAACATGTGCCTTTAATGGAAGCCAACCCTGAGGAAGCAATAAAGAACAATGTGTTTGGAACGTGGAATGTTGCCCACTGTGCGGATAAGTATAATGCCGAACGTTTTGTTCTCATTTCCACCGATAAGGCCGTTAACCCTACAAATGTAATGGGCGCGACAAAACGTATTGCGGAGATGATAATACAGGCACTTGATACAAGAAGTAAGACAGAATTCGTTGCTGTGCGCTTTGGTAATGTGTTGGGAAGCAACGGAAGCGTTATTCCGTTGTTTAAAAAACAGATCGAAGAAGGCGGGCCTGTTACAGTTACGCACCCGGATGTTACAAGATTTTTTATGACCATACCCGAGGCGGTTCAGCTTGTAATACAGGCAGGGGCGATGGCGGAAGGCGGAGAGATATTTATACTTGATATGGGAGAGCCGGTCAAAATTCTTGATCTGGCGAAAAATATGATAAGGCTTTCAGGGTTTGAGCCATATAAGGACATAGATATCGAAATAACGGGTTTGAGGCCCGGAGAAAAGCTGTACGAAGAACTTCTTTTGAATGAAGAAGGGCTTAAGGCAACAAAACATAACAAGATATATATTGCAAAACCGCTACATATTGATTATGAACTTCTGAAGAGAGAGCTTGAGATTCTGAAACAAAAGGTATATAAATCACCGGATGCCAATGAACTAAAAGAATATGTAAAAGTACTCGTTCCGACATACAAAATGGCACAATAAACGGTCGAACTCCCCGGAAAGGGGAGTTTTTTTATGCCTAAAAGGAACTTTTTTTATTAAAATTTGTCATATTATCATATACAATATTTTCTAATATTGATATAATTAAAGTGAAAAATTTGATGCAAAGGGGAAAACGAAAGATGAAAAGAAGATCGGTACCGGTTACGTTTCTGATTGTTACTTTGTTGTTTACATTCAGCTTCTCATCATTTGCAATACCGGCAAACGTATCACTTCTGGAAAAGGCGGATTTCTTAAGTACTCTGAAAATTCTGGAAGGTTCTAATGGAGATTATCTTTTAAATGAAAAATTAAGCAGGGCAGAGGCTGCCACCTTTGCAGTAAGAATTCTTGGCCAAAACTTACACGTATTGCTGAATGATGATTCTTACAGGAAAGCATCAGCGGTTTTCCCGGATGTTAATCCTAATCATTGGTATGCCCCGTATGTTGGTTACTGCGCCCAGGCGGGCATACTTAGCGGCGATACATCTGGGAATTACAAGCCAAATGACTATATTACCGAAAAAAGTTTTTTAAAAATAATTCTGAGCATACTGGGTTATGAAATTAACACCGACTATACATGGAACAATATTTATAAAAAGGCTTTTGAAGTGGGGCTTGTAACCGACCTGAGCTATATTTCAAAAGAGGACGACAATACCGATTTCAGGCGTTCGGGTGCTGTAAATATAATGTACAACGCACTGATGCTGAAAGAAAAAAAGACCGGTAAGGAGCTGTTTTACAAGTTAATAGACGCAGAAGTTATAACAAGAGCGGAAGCCATAAAATTGGGCTTGATAGAAGACGCCGTGGAAACCGATATAGAAGAAATAGTGGTATTTGACCAGCAGACGGTATCCATTATATTCAACGAACCCATCAAAGATTTTGATTCCATACTCATTTATAAATCCACGGACGAAGATCAGGAACTGGATTATGACATAGAAGATTTCGAGAAAAACTATATCACCCTTAAAACAAAGAAACAGGGGCCCGGAGTGGAATATACCATTGAGATAAGAGGTGTGGAGGATACCGACGGCAATGTGAAGGAAGTTCTGTACGGCGCTTTTATAGGTGCCAGCCCCGATGAGGTGGAATCCAACTTTTTCAGGATCAATAAAATAGAACCTGTAAATGAAAAATCAATAAAAGTATATTTTACTCATCCGGTAAATCTGAACAGCGAAAACAGCATATATTACACCATTTACGACGATGACGATGATAAATTTGCAGAAGGCAGTAAAGACCAGCTTCTGGTGCGCACCGTGGTGTCCGAAAACAATTGCGTGCTTTTGACGCTGAAAACGGGTTCATTTACCGCGGATAATGTTTATACCCTTGTAATAAGCGGGGATATGACAAGCGCATATGGCGTGAGACTGAATGACGGCAAAAATGATGAGATGACCTTTAAGGCGGTGGGAGGAGAGTCGGATTATTTCCGGCTGGAGGAAGTTTTTGCTTACGACAGGGAAACGCTGCTGTTAAGTTTCAATAAGGAAGTGAATCCGTTCCTCGCACAGCAGATTTACAATTTCTATTTGACCGATGAAAACAACAAGCCCATTAAAATTGAGCATATCTCAATTGAAAGCCAGGGCGCGAACACCGGAAAGGTTTTATACCTGAACATTGAGGGCAAATTCGTAAAAAATGCGAAGTATTATATAACAATCAATAACCTGAACGATATTACCAGGCAGGAATATATCACCGAGATGACCTATTCCTTTGAGGCGGACTATGGTTCAACCGATGATTTTGATATCCAGGATATTGATGCGATAGACAGGCAGACAATTGAGGTATATTTCACAAATATTCCTGATGCGGACAGCGCCGAAGATGAAAGCAATTACTATGTAAGGCCGAAAAAAGGCACGGGAAAGATTTATCCTGTACGCGCGCTGTATGAGCCTTCAATACATCCTTACAGAGTGGTGCTGTTCTTTAACGACGGCGATTTAAGCGCCAACAGGGAATAT from Thermoclostridium stercorarium subsp. stercorarium DSM 8532 harbors:
- a CDS encoding NAD-dependent epimerase/dehydratase family protein produces the protein MVKVGARMFYNNRIYREDLKYIFRTVNSLDKLNNCNVLVTGASGLIGSLLVDELMFCNEIGKFGINVFALGRNKLTLEKRFKTHYNNKYFHIIQHDVSYPLDCSYKFDYIIHAASNAYPQAFITDPVGTVMGNVSGVYNLLEYSRKNGLKRFLFVSSGEVYGEGIEDNIEFDEKYSGYVDNTNIRACYPNAKRTAETLCVAYTHQYGIETVIARPCHVYGPTFTSKDNRASFQFIKNVINNEDIVMKSKGLQIRSYCYTSDCVSGILTILLHGATGNAYNIANKKSIVSIREIAEIIAEIAGKKIITELPSEIEKMSYNPSTRSVLNANKLESLGWEPKFDMRTGLERTINIVKQVYNQM
- a CDS encoding S-layer homology domain-containing protein; amino-acid sequence: MKRRSVPVTFLIVTLLFTFSFSSFAIPANVSLLEKADFLSTLKILEGSNGDYLLNEKLSRAEAATFAVRILGQNLHVLLNDDSYRKASAVFPDVNPNHWYAPYVGYCAQAGILSGDTSGNYKPNDYITEKSFLKIILSILGYEINTDYTWNNIYKKAFEVGLVTDLSYISKEDDNTDFRRSGAVNIMYNALMLKEKKTGKELFYKLIDAEVITRAEAIKLGLIEDAVETDIEEIVVFDQQTVSIIFNEPIKDFDSILIYKSTDEDQELDYDIEDFEKNYITLKTKKQGPGVEYTIEIRGVEDTDGNVKEVLYGAFIGASPDEVESNFFRINKIEPVNEKSIKVYFTHPVNLNSENSIYYTIYDDDDDKFAEGSKDQLLVRTVVSENNCVLLTLKTGSFTADNVYTLVISGDMTSAYGVRLNDGKNDEMTFKAVGGESDYFRLEEVFAYDRETLLLSFNKEVNPFLAQQIYNFYLTDENNKPIKIEHISIESQGANTGKVLYLNIEGKFVKNAKYYITINNLNDITRQEYITEMTYSFEADYGSTDDFDIQDIDAIDRQTIEVYFTNIPDADSAEDESNYYVRPKKGTGKIYPVRALYEPSIHPYRVVLFFNDGDLSANREYELNVSYKFKDYLGNELGENIYDYFKASSVAKTAPSIVGAVPISTDAVKLDFDKEIAFNQNNLSPANYTLEYSYNNMTIKKVPLSVLYVNARTLVLKFDRLEYDITYTLKFTSIVDYTGASYKVTGEGKNFVEFRLEEEE